One genomic region from Paroceanicella profunda encodes:
- a CDS encoding iron chelate uptake ABC transporter family permease subunit yields the protein MPEERPAQSLPVQSLPGPVSAPASVPASGTLPAAGPGTAIAPAATSGTASAPVSPPAPRATPRRVLALLGLAALACAAAFMLWDAKGPWSFLLPFRGTKLAALLLVGYAVAVSTVVFQSVTGNRILTPAIMGFDALFILIQSVLAFGLGGLAVSGLDPRVMFLAQVAVMTGFALALYAWLFLKGGRSLHLVLLVGIVLGILFRSVAGLLQRLMDPGAFLTLQDRLFASFNTVNPTLLGLSALIVAGVSLAGLGRLHRLDVLHLGREGAINLGLDHRRTVLGCLAVVSVLVSVSTALVGPVTFLGLLVANLAWMLVRSHRHALVIPAAVLIAAICLVGGQAVLEHGFGMATALGILMEFFGGLFFLFLLLRGALR from the coding sequence GTGCCTGAAGAGCGCCCCGCCCAGTCCCTGCCCGTCCAGTCCCTGCCCGGGCCCGTATCCGCGCCTGCATCCGTGCCCGCCTCCGGCACCCTGCCCGCAGCCGGCCCCGGTACCGCAATCGCGCCCGCAGCGACCTCCGGCACTGCATCCGCCCCCGTCTCCCCGCCCGCCCCGCGTGCCACCCCGCGCCGGGTGCTGGCGCTGCTCGGCCTCGCCGCGCTGGCCTGTGCGGCCGCCTTCATGCTGTGGGACGCGAAGGGCCCCTGGAGCTTCCTGCTGCCGTTCCGCGGCACCAAGCTCGCCGCGCTGCTGCTGGTCGGCTATGCCGTGGCCGTCTCCACCGTGGTGTTCCAGAGCGTGACGGGAAACCGCATCCTCACCCCGGCCATCATGGGGTTCGACGCGCTGTTCATCCTGATCCAGAGCGTGCTGGCCTTCGGCCTCGGCGGGCTCGCGGTGTCGGGGTTGGACCCGCGGGTGATGTTCCTCGCCCAGGTGGCGGTGATGACCGGCTTTGCGCTCGCGCTCTACGCCTGGCTGTTCCTGAAGGGCGGGCGCAGCCTGCACCTGGTGCTGCTGGTGGGCATCGTGCTGGGCATCCTGTTCCGCTCCGTGGCCGGGCTGCTGCAGCGGCTGATGGACCCCGGCGCCTTCCTCACCCTGCAGGACCGGCTCTTCGCCAGTTTCAACACGGTGAACCCCACGCTGCTCGGCCTCTCCGCGCTCATCGTGGCGGGGGTGAGCCTCGCCGGCCTCGGCCGGCTGCACCGGCTGGACGTGCTGCACCTCGGCCGCGAGGGGGCGATCAACCTCGGGCTGGACCACCGGCGCACCGTGCTGGGCTGCCTCGCCGTGGTCTCGGTGCTGGTGTCGGTCTCCACCGCGCTGGTGGGGCCGGTCACCTTTCTGGGCCTGCTGGTGGCCAATCTCGCCTGGATGCTCGTCCGCTCGCACCGCCATGCGCTGGTGATCCCGGCCGCGGTGCTGATCGCGGCCATCTGCCTGGTGGGCGGACAGGCGGTGCTGGAGCACGGCTTCGGCATGGCCACCGCGCTCGGCATCCTGATGGAGTTCTTCGGCGGCCTGTTCTTCCTCTTCCTCCTGCTGCGCGGAGCGCTGCGATGA
- a CDS encoding SDR family oxidoreductase: MKTALITGAGSGVGRDTAVALAAAGWEVALVGRRREPLEETAALIGAGHVLPADVTKPEEVTAVFDAAVAAMGRLDLLFNNAGRGAPGKPIDEMPLDDWYGVLDVNLTGAVLCARAAFAKMRAQSPQGGRIINNGSISAYAPRPGSTAYTVTKHAITGLTKCLSLDGRPFDIACGQIDIGNALTDMARPMTKGVPQADGSIAVEATMDPAHVASSVVHMASLPIEANVQFMTVMATKMPFVGRG, translated from the coding sequence ATGAAAACAGCACTCATCACCGGCGCCGGAAGCGGCGTGGGCCGTGACACGGCGGTGGCGCTGGCCGCCGCCGGCTGGGAGGTGGCCCTCGTCGGCCGCCGCCGCGAACCGCTGGAGGAAACCGCCGCGCTGATCGGCGCCGGGCACGTGCTGCCGGCCGATGTGACGAAGCCGGAGGAGGTCACGGCCGTGTTCGACGCCGCGGTGGCGGCGATGGGCCGGCTCGACCTGCTGTTCAACAACGCCGGCCGCGGCGCGCCGGGCAAGCCCATCGACGAGATGCCGCTCGATGACTGGTACGGCGTGCTGGACGTGAACCTCACCGGCGCGGTGCTCTGCGCCCGCGCCGCCTTCGCGAAGATGCGCGCCCAGTCCCCGCAGGGCGGGCGCATCATCAACAACGGCTCGATCTCGGCCTATGCGCCGCGCCCGGGCTCCACCGCCTACACGGTCACCAAGCACGCCATCACCGGGCTCACCAAGTGCCTCAGCCTGGACGGCCGGCCCTTCGACATCGCCTGCGGCCAGATCGACATCGGCAACGCCCTCACCGACATGGCCCGCCCGATGACCAAGGGCGTGCCCCAGGCGGACGGCTCCATCGCCGTCGAGGCCACGATGGACCCCGCCCATGTCGCAAGCTCCGTGGTGCACATGGCGAGCCTGCCCATCGAGGCGAACGTGCAGTTCATGACGGTGATGGCCACGAAGATGCCCTTCGTCGGCCGCGGCTGA
- the rfbB gene encoding dTDP-glucose 4,6-dehydratase, translating into MKLLITGGCGFIGSAVVRLAIAEKHRVVNLDALTYAGSRSNVASCEDNPRYTFEHADIRDRAALDRIFAEHQPEAVMHLAAESHVDRSIDGPGDFIETNVVGTYNMLEAARAYWTGLRGMAKAAFRFHHISTDEVFGALGERGLFTETSPYQPNSPYSASKAGSDHLVRAWGETYGLPVLLTNCSNNYGPFHFPEKLIPVVILNALAGRDIPVYGAGENVRDWLFVEDHAKALLTVVARGTVGETYNIGGNAEARNIDLVRQICALIDEMRPGNEPRETLIRFVTDRPGHDYRYAIDASKIRTELGWQPSVTLEEGLRRTVAWYLENTGWWQDIAARGAELRRLGLGASAG; encoded by the coding sequence ATGAAACTTCTGATTACCGGCGGCTGCGGCTTCATCGGCTCGGCGGTCGTGCGGCTGGCGATTGCCGAGAAGCACCGGGTGGTGAACCTCGACGCGCTCACCTACGCCGGCAGCCGCTCCAACGTGGCCTCCTGCGAGGACAACCCGCGCTACACGTTCGAACACGCGGACATCCGCGACCGCGCCGCGCTGGACCGGATCTTCGCCGAGCACCAGCCCGAGGCCGTGATGCACCTCGCCGCCGAGAGCCACGTGGACCGCTCCATCGACGGGCCGGGGGATTTCATCGAGACCAACGTCGTGGGCACCTACAACATGCTGGAGGCCGCCCGCGCCTACTGGACCGGGCTGCGCGGCATGGCCAAGGCCGCCTTCCGCTTCCACCACATCTCCACCGACGAGGTGTTCGGCGCGCTGGGCGAACGCGGGCTGTTCACCGAAACCTCGCCCTACCAGCCGAATTCGCCCTATTCCGCCTCCAAGGCCGGGTCCGACCACCTGGTGCGCGCCTGGGGCGAGACCTACGGCCTGCCGGTGCTGCTCACAAACTGCTCGAACAATTACGGGCCCTTCCACTTTCCCGAGAAGCTCATTCCCGTGGTCATCCTGAATGCACTGGCGGGGCGGGACATCCCGGTCTACGGTGCGGGGGAGAACGTGCGCGACTGGCTCTTCGTGGAGGATCATGCGAAAGCCCTGCTCACGGTGGTCGCGCGCGGCACGGTCGGCGAGACCTACAACATCGGCGGCAACGCGGAAGCCCGCAACATCGACCTCGTGCGGCAGATCTGCGCCCTGATCGACGAGATGCGCCCCGGCAACGAACCGCGCGAGACACTGATCCGCTTCGTGACGGACCGGCCCGGGCACGACTATCGCTACGCGATCGACGCCTCGAAGATCCGCACCGAGCTGGGCTGGCAGCCCTCGGTGACCCTCGAGGAGGGCCTGCGCCGCACGGTGGCCTGGTATCTCGAGAACACCGGCTGGTGGCAGGACATCGCCGCGCGCGGCGCAGAGCTCCGGCGCCTCGGGCTCGGCGCCTCGGCCGGTTGA
- a CDS encoding DUF1194 domain-containing protein, translating into MGARAVGAAVALIAVLLSGLAARAEPVDLELVFAVDVSRSMDADEQAIQRDGYAEALTHPAVLSAIASGEHRRIAISYLEWGGPWSGRLVMDWTVIASEADAAAAAAQLRAVPVRSASGTSISAGLTQAAQLFLDNGYEGTRRVIDVSGDGPNNTGGPVAPVRDALVAAGIQINGLPVMIKRATGPFSLPDLDFYYEDCVIGGPGAFVVPVLEKSGFVAAIRLKMVMEIAALAPPARLRNAGMTDCMIGEQMRRRWIDMQGWE; encoded by the coding sequence ATGGGCGCGCGTGCGGTTGGGGCCGCTGTCGCGCTGATCGCGGTGCTCCTGTCCGGCCTTGCCGCGCGGGCGGAGCCTGTCGATCTCGAACTCGTCTTCGCCGTCGATGTTTCCCGCTCGATGGACGCTGACGAACAGGCCATCCAGCGCGACGGCTACGCCGAGGCGCTGACGCATCCCGCCGTCCTCTCGGCCATCGCCTCGGGGGAGCACCGGCGCATCGCCATCTCCTATCTCGAATGGGGCGGTCCGTGGTCCGGGCGCCTGGTGATGGACTGGACGGTGATCGCCTCGGAGGCCGATGCCGCCGCCGCCGCCGCGCAATTGCGCGCCGTGCCGGTGCGCAGCGCCTCGGGCACCTCGATCTCCGCCGGCCTCACCCAGGCCGCACAGCTCTTCCTGGACAACGGCTATGAGGGCACCCGCCGGGTGATCGACGTTTCCGGAGACGGGCCGAACAACACCGGCGGCCCGGTTGCGCCGGTGCGCGACGCGCTGGTGGCCGCCGGCATCCAGATCAACGGCCTCCCGGTGATGATCAAGCGCGCCACCGGCCCCTTCTCCCTGCCCGACCTGGACTTCTACTACGAGGATTGCGTGATCGGCGGGCCCGGCGCCTTCGTGGTCCCGGTGTTGGAGAAGAGCGGCTTCGTGGCCGCCATCCGCCTCAAGATGGTGATGGAAATCGCGGCGCTGGCGCCGCCCGCGCGGCTGCGCAACGCCGGCATGACGGATTGCATGATCGGCGAGCAGATGCGCCGCCGCTGGATCGACATGCAGGGCTGGGAGTAG
- a CDS encoding siderophore ABC transporter substrate-binding protein → MMSSPHRSPRRALALAALLSAAALPAAAQEQITVEHARGTTELAPNPHPVMVFPFFVLDTMQALGIPVEGVASNTMPGWLAESYADTSRIGTLFEPDMEAIAAAAPELIITGGRSTAKFDALSPIAPVIDLSVDPQDFLGSAERDALLLGRIFGREAEAEALVARTNAAVAALKEKAAGAGTGLLVLTTGGRMSAFGPGSRFGILHDAFGITPAVPDLEVATHGQAISNEFILEADPDWLFVIDRDAAIGQPGGGAAQLLDNALVRQTKAWQEGHVVYLDPARWYLAGGGLPSILASAEALDAALGAAKP, encoded by the coding sequence ATGATGTCCAGCCCCCACCGTTCGCCGCGCCGCGCCCTGGCCCTGGCTGCCCTGCTCTCCGCCGCCGCCCTGCCCGCCGCGGCGCAGGAGCAGATCACCGTGGAGCATGCGCGCGGCACCACCGAGCTGGCCCCGAACCCCCACCCGGTGATGGTTTTCCCCTTCTTCGTGCTCGACACGATGCAGGCGCTCGGCATCCCGGTGGAGGGCGTGGCCTCGAACACCATGCCCGGCTGGCTGGCGGAGAGCTACGCCGACACGTCCCGCATCGGCACCCTGTTCGAGCCGGACATGGAGGCCATCGCCGCCGCCGCCCCGGAGCTGATCATCACCGGCGGGCGCTCCACGGCTAAGTTCGACGCGCTCTCGCCCATCGCCCCGGTGATCGACCTCTCGGTCGACCCGCAGGATTTCCTCGGCAGCGCCGAGCGCGACGCCCTGCTGCTGGGCCGCATCTTCGGCCGCGAGGCCGAGGCGGAGGCCCTGGTGGCGCGGACGAACGCCGCCGTGGCGGCGCTGAAGGAGAAGGCCGCCGGCGCCGGCACCGGGCTGCTGGTGCTCACCACCGGCGGGCGGATGAGCGCCTTCGGCCCCGGCTCGCGCTTCGGCATCCTGCATGACGCCTTCGGCATCACCCCTGCCGTGCCGGACCTGGAGGTGGCCACCCACGGCCAGGCGATCTCCAACGAGTTCATCCTGGAGGCCGACCCGGACTGGCTGTTCGTCATCGACCGCGACGCGGCCATCGGCCAGCCCGGCGGCGGCGCGGCGCAGCTGCTCGACAATGCCCTGGTGCGCCAGACGAAGGCCTGGCAGGAGGGGCATGTCGTCTACCTCGACCCGGCGCGCTGGTATCTCGCGGGGGGCGGCCTGCCGTCCATCCTCGCCTCCGCCGAGGCGCTGGACGCGGCCCTCGGCGCGGCGAAACCCTAG
- a CDS encoding ABC transporter permease, giving the protein MKALLAGVALVLVLAVVSLFTGVSDVTPASLLNPDSRARALGVLLESRVPRTLALVLAGMSMAVAGMIMQMLARNRFVEPSTAGVVESASLGMLTVMLLAPGLPVFARMLVATGFALAGTALFLWVLRRVPLRSPLLAPLVGIMLGGVISAFTVFLAYRYDLTQSLGAWTMGDFSAVLSGRYELLWISGALTLLAFRAADRFTVIGLGEGLSTTLGLSYTRVFAQGMVIVATVTATVVVTVGSIPFLGLVAPNIVSLAIGDNLRRTVPYVALLGAALVLGCDILGRVVVAPYEIPIGPMMGVFGAAVFLALLLRRPAARA; this is encoded by the coding sequence ATGAAGGCCCTTCTCGCGGGCGTGGCGCTGGTGCTGGTCCTTGCCGTGGTGAGCCTGTTCACCGGGGTGAGCGACGTGACCCCGGCCAGCCTGCTGAACCCGGACAGCCGGGCCCGCGCCCTCGGCGTGCTGCTGGAAAGCCGGGTGCCGCGCACGCTGGCGCTGGTGCTGGCCGGCATGTCCATGGCCGTGGCGGGGATGATCATGCAGATGCTGGCGCGCAACCGCTTCGTGGAGCCCTCCACCGCGGGGGTGGTGGAATCCGCCAGCCTCGGCATGCTCACGGTGATGCTGCTCGCCCCCGGGCTGCCGGTGTTCGCCCGCATGCTGGTGGCCACCGGCTTCGCGCTGGCCGGCACCGCGCTGTTCCTCTGGGTGCTGCGCCGGGTGCCGCTGCGCTCGCCCCTGCTCGCGCCCCTGGTGGGCATCATGCTGGGCGGGGTGATCAGCGCCTTCACCGTGTTCCTCGCCTACCGCTACGACCTCACCCAGTCGCTCGGGGCCTGGACGATGGGGGATTTCTCCGCCGTGCTCTCGGGGCGCTACGAGCTCTTGTGGATCTCCGGCGCGCTCACCCTGCTCGCCTTCCGCGCGGCGGACCGGTTCACCGTGATCGGGCTGGGCGAGGGGCTGAGCACCACGCTGGGGCTGAGTTACACCCGGGTCTTCGCGCAAGGCATGGTGATCGTGGCCACGGTGACGGCCACGGTGGTGGTCACCGTGGGCTCCATCCCCTTCCTGGGGCTGGTGGCGCCGAACATCGTGAGCCTCGCCATCGGCGACAACCTGCGCCGCACCGTGCCATACGTCGCGCTGCTGGGCGCGGCGCTGGTGCTGGGTTGCGACATCCTCGGCCGCGTGGTGGTGGCGCCCTACGAGATCCCCATCGGGCCGATGATGGGGGTGTTCGGCGCCGCCGTCTTCCTCGCCCTCCTGCTGCGGAGGCCCGCTGCCCGTGCCTGA
- a CDS encoding glycosyltransferase: MEQDEIGRRGGRLLARLREAALRLRHAGAFCVWYARRPRVMAEHIAHASRTLRRHGLSAFVADLRNASNQISHEAGLAQVARLADRDALRVARQAERVQGTILIVVHDMEMGGAQQVARLFALWLIEHTRYRVKFVAMRDGPFRKRFEAMADTFCISSVQNLPHRDATLALRKWAGRDVKAIFVNSVASGGFYDYWPHDTPSVAFIHELPKILDRHRPALDNILRHATRVLGGSDAVRDVLASRYRADPRKLDRTYAYIPDGDVPDPRARRQARRRAGADEDTLLVCGSGVLHWRKSPDVFIDVAARVAEKAPGRVRFVWVGGGPDQAVCEALIAERGLGDTVSITGYLPDIDLVLNGADVFLLPSQEDPFPLAALHAARAGAPVICFDDAGGMPEFVSRGAGVSVPFGDAEAMAAEVLAYLVEPERRKAEGMRGRRLVGRNHTIGRVGPVLLNHIREAAGLKPAVSVVVPNYNYERFLPERLESILGQTMQDFELILLDDASTDGSRAILERYANLWPGARLVVNAQNTGSPFAQWLRGMDLARSDLVWMAEADDSCEPELLSTLLPAFDDRNVMLGHVRSVPVGDDGAVLGDYEKLYLDRIAPGRWSRPFLATDHEEINAGLGIANSIPNASGMIFRKFVPEPDFAAAVTSMKLCGDWYFYLRALRGGLIAYEPGAVNRHRRHSLTVTHRLEGTQLYFDELAQVRRFIARTWRQGPAARARARGFVEQDLARFPAVAEETAADARAALEPAEPTLPCLLMVISDLGPGGGQLFGVRFANQWTRMGGRVVLLNARAYRDHPAVVSKIDPRVLLLERGQAGADLPGIVRRFGVDVIHSSLWWADRHVLHQIRRLEERRPWVVTMHGCHESMEHDPRIDRDFQKVMARMVGLVDAWAYTADKNRAVFERIEKPSRIEKLINGIELESAARPLTRAELGLREDALVLCLASRAIPEKGWREAVELVAALNADGRDTDLMLIGEGPEAEALAAELPENVRFFGQVANLQDYFDCADVGLLPTRFRGESFPLVVLEMMARGRAVVTTDAGVLSEIVGAGPEAAGVVVPLIDGEIDTLGLRAAVLALSEPEARRLAGERGRARFEEHYTVERMVAAYLALYRGLGVGTTAPK; the protein is encoded by the coding sequence ATGGAACAGGACGAGATCGGCAGGCGCGGCGGGCGGCTCCTGGCGCGCTTGCGCGAGGCGGCGCTGCGCCTGCGGCATGCGGGCGCCTTCTGCGTGTGGTACGCGCGCCGGCCGCGGGTGATGGCCGAGCACATCGCCCATGCCTCGCGCACCCTGCGCCGGCACGGCCTGTCGGCCTTCGTGGCGGACCTGCGCAACGCCTCCAACCAGATCAGCCATGAAGCCGGGCTGGCCCAGGTCGCCCGGCTTGCGGACCGCGACGCGCTGCGCGTGGCCCGGCAGGCGGAGCGGGTGCAGGGCACCATCCTCATCGTGGTGCACGACATGGAGATGGGCGGCGCCCAGCAGGTGGCGCGGCTCTTCGCGCTCTGGCTCATCGAACACACCCGCTACCGGGTGAAGTTCGTGGCCATGCGCGACGGCCCGTTCCGCAAGCGCTTCGAGGCGATGGCCGACACGTTCTGCATCTCCTCGGTGCAGAACCTGCCGCACCGCGACGCGACGCTGGCCCTGCGCAAATGGGCCGGGCGCGACGTGAAGGCGATCTTCGTGAACTCGGTGGCCAGCGGCGGCTTCTACGACTACTGGCCGCACGACACGCCCTCCGTGGCCTTCATCCACGAGCTGCCCAAGATCCTGGACCGGCACCGCCCGGCGCTGGACAACATCCTGCGCCACGCCACCCGGGTGCTGGGGGGCAGCGACGCGGTGCGCGACGTGCTCGCCAGCCGCTACCGCGCCGACCCGCGCAAGCTGGACCGCACCTATGCCTACATCCCCGACGGTGACGTGCCGGACCCGCGCGCCCGCCGCCAGGCCCGCCGCCGCGCCGGGGCGGACGAGGACACGCTGCTGGTCTGCGGCTCCGGCGTGCTGCACTGGCGCAAGTCCCCCGACGTGTTCATCGACGTGGCCGCGAGGGTGGCCGAGAAGGCGCCCGGCAGGGTGCGCTTCGTCTGGGTCGGCGGCGGCCCGGACCAGGCCGTCTGCGAGGCGCTGATCGCCGAGCGCGGGCTGGGCGACACGGTGAGCATCACCGGATACCTGCCCGACATCGACCTGGTGCTGAACGGCGCCGACGTGTTCCTACTGCCCTCGCAGGAGGACCCGTTCCCGCTCGCCGCCCTGCACGCCGCGCGCGCCGGCGCGCCGGTGATCTGCTTCGACGACGCCGGCGGCATGCCGGAATTCGTCAGCCGCGGCGCCGGTGTCTCGGTGCCCTTCGGGGATGCCGAGGCGATGGCCGCGGAGGTGCTCGCCTATCTCGTGGAGCCGGAGCGCCGGAAGGCCGAGGGCATGCGCGGCCGCCGGCTGGTGGGGCGCAATCACACCATCGGGCGGGTGGGGCCGGTGCTGCTCAACCACATCCGCGAGGCGGCGGGGCTGAAGCCGGCGGTCTCCGTGGTGGTGCCGAACTACAATTACGAGCGCTTCCTGCCGGAGCGGCTGGAGAGCATCCTCGGCCAGACCATGCAGGATTTCGAGCTGATCCTGCTCGACGACGCCTCCACCGACGGCTCCCGCGCCATTCTGGAGCGCTACGCGAACCTCTGGCCCGGCGCCCGGCTGGTGGTGAACGCGCAGAACACCGGCTCGCCCTTCGCCCAGTGGCTGCGCGGCATGGACCTCGCCCGCTCCGACCTGGTGTGGATGGCCGAGGCCGACGATTCCTGCGAGCCGGAGCTGCTCTCCACCCTGCTGCCCGCCTTCGATGACCGCAACGTGATGCTCGGCCATGTCCGCTCCGTTCCGGTGGGCGACGATGGCGCGGTGCTGGGCGATTACGAGAAGCTCTACCTGGACCGGATCGCGCCCGGCCGCTGGTCGCGCCCCTTCCTGGCCACCGACCACGAGGAGATCAACGCCGGTCTCGGCATCGCGAACTCGATCCCGAACGCCTCCGGCATGATCTTCCGCAAGTTCGTGCCCGAGCCGGATTTCGCCGCAGCGGTCACGTCGATGAAGCTCTGCGGCGACTGGTATTTCTACCTGCGCGCCCTGCGCGGCGGGCTGATCGCCTACGAGCCGGGCGCGGTGAACCGCCACCGCCGGCATTCGCTCACCGTCACCCACAGGCTGGAGGGCACGCAGCTCTACTTCGACGAGCTGGCGCAGGTGCGCCGCTTCATCGCCCGCACCTGGCGCCAGGGGCCGGCGGCGCGGGCCCGCGCACGGGGCTTCGTGGAGCAGGACCTCGCCCGCTTCCCGGCCGTGGCGGAGGAGACGGCCGCCGACGCGCGCGCCGCGCTGGAGCCGGCCGAGCCCACGCTGCCCTGCCTGCTGATGGTGATCTCCGACCTCGGCCCCGGCGGCGGCCAGCTCTTCGGCGTGCGCTTCGCCAACCAGTGGACGCGCATGGGCGGCCGCGTGGTGCTGCTCAACGCCCGCGCCTACCGCGACCACCCGGCCGTCGTCTCCAAGATCGACCCGCGGGTGCTGCTGCTCGAGCGCGGCCAGGCCGGGGCCGACCTGCCGGGCATCGTGCGCCGCTTCGGGGTGGACGTGATCCACTCCTCGCTCTGGTGGGCGGACCGCCACGTGCTGCACCAGATCCGCCGGCTGGAGGAGAGGCGCCCCTGGGTGGTGACCATGCACGGCTGCCACGAGAGCATGGAGCACGACCCGCGCATCGACCGCGACTTCCAGAAGGTGATGGCCCGGATGGTGGGCCTGGTGGACGCCTGGGCCTATACCGCGGACAAGAACCGCGCCGTGTTCGAGCGCATCGAGAAACCCTCGCGCATCGAGAAGCTGATCAACGGCATCGAGCTGGAGAGTGCCGCGCGCCCGCTCACCCGCGCCGAGCTGGGCCTGCGCGAGGACGCGCTGGTGCTCTGCCTCGCCTCGCGCGCCATTCCCGAGAAGGGCTGGCGCGAGGCGGTGGAGCTGGTGGCCGCGCTGAACGCCGATGGCCGCGACACCGACCTGATGCTGATCGGCGAGGGCCCGGAGGCCGAGGCGCTGGCCGCCGAGCTGCCCGAGAACGTGCGCTTCTTCGGGCAGGTGGCCAACCTGCAGGATTATTTCGACTGCGCCGACGTGGGCCTGCTGCCCACCCGTTTCCGGGGCGAGAGCTTCCCGCTGGTGGTGCTGGAGATGATGGCCCGCGGCCGCGCCGTGGTCACCACCGATGCCGGCGTGCTGTCGGAGATCGTGGGCGCCGGGCCAGAGGCCGCCGGTGTGGTGGTGCCGCTCATCGACGGGGAGATCGACACGCTGGGCCTGCGGGCCGCGGTGCTGGCGCTGTCCGAGCCGGAGGCGCGGCGGCTGGCCGGTGAGCGCGGCCGGGCGCGCTTCGAGGAACATTACACCGTGGAGCGGATGGTCGCCGCCTATCTCGCGCTCTACCGGGGCCTCGGCGTGGGGACGACAGCACCGAAATGA
- the rfbA gene encoding glucose-1-phosphate thymidylyltransferase RfbA — MTDNSASAPRKGIVLAGGSGTRLYPITHSVSKQLLPLYNKPMIYYPLSVLMLSGLREVAIITTPGDIEQFRRLMGDGAQWGMRLEYIVQDSPDGLAQAYLLAEEFLDGAGSVMVLGDNIFYGHGLPEVLLAAAARPRGGTVFGYQVADPERYGVVAFTAGGRVLSIEEKPEVPKSDFAVTGLYVLDGRAPEMARRVKPSARGELEITDLLNLYLAEGSLTVQRLGRGYAWLDTGTHDSLLDASNFVRTIEKRQNLLIGCPEEVAFSQGWVSAEALRELARPYLKTTYGKYLMRIADHG, encoded by the coding sequence ATGACCGACAACAGCGCAAGCGCCCCGCGCAAGGGCATCGTCCTGGCGGGCGGGTCGGGCACGCGGCTCTATCCGATCACCCATTCGGTGTCCAAGCAGCTCCTGCCGCTCTACAACAAGCCGATGATCTACTACCCGCTCTCGGTGCTCATGCTCTCGGGGCTGCGCGAGGTGGCGATCATCACCACCCCGGGCGACATCGAGCAGTTCCGCCGCCTGATGGGCGACGGCGCGCAATGGGGCATGCGGCTGGAATACATCGTGCAGGACAGCCCGGACGGGCTGGCCCAGGCCTACCTGCTGGCCGAGGAGTTCCTCGACGGCGCCGGCTCGGTGATGGTGCTGGGCGACAACATCTTCTACGGCCACGGCCTGCCGGAGGTGTTGCTGGCGGCCGCGGCGCGGCCCCGGGGCGGCACGGTCTTCGGCTATCAGGTGGCGGACCCCGAGCGCTACGGCGTGGTGGCCTTCACCGCCGGGGGCCGGGTGCTCTCCATCGAGGAGAAGCCGGAGGTGCCGAAGTCGGATTTCGCGGTGACCGGGCTCTACGTGCTGGACGGGCGGGCGCCGGAAATGGCGCGGCGGGTGAAACCCTCCGCCCGCGGCGAGCTGGAGATCACCGACCTGCTGAACCTCTACCTCGCCGAGGGCAGCCTCACGGTGCAGCGCCTGGGCCGCGGCTATGCCTGGCTCGACACCGGCACCCACGACAGCCTGCTTGACGCGTCGAATTTCGTGCGCACGATAGAGAAACGGCAGAACCTGTTGATCGGCTGTCCGGAGGAGGTCGCCTTCTCGCAGGGCTGGGTGAGCGCGGAGGCCCTGCGTGAGCTGGCCCGGCCCTATCTCAAGACGACCTATGGCAAGTACCTGATGCGCATTGCCGATCACGGCTGA
- a CDS encoding branched-chain amino acid aminotransferase, producing MAGAYDDRDGWIWVDGTMVPWRDAKVHVLTHAMHYASSVFEGERCYDGTIFKSRAHSQRLIASAAAIDIPLQYSVDQIEAAKTATLEKNGLTDAYVRPVVWRGSGPDMGVASARNPVHMAIAVWEWGAYYGDAKFKGAKLDISAWKRPSPETIPCHAKASGLYMICTMSKHAAEAKGCSDALMFDYRGYVAEATGANVFFVKDGKVHTPTPDCFLNGLTRQTVIGMLKDRGVEVIERHIMPDEMESFEQCWLTGTAAEVTPVGQIGDYNFEVGALTRTIAEDYEKLVRGKL from the coding sequence ATGGCCGGTGCCTATGACGATCGCGATGGCTGGATCTGGGTGGATGGCACGATGGTGCCGTGGCGGGACGCGAAGGTGCATGTGCTCACCCACGCGATGCACTACGCCTCTTCGGTGTTCGAGGGCGAGCGCTGCTATGACGGCACCATCTTCAAGAGCCGGGCGCATTCCCAGCGCCTGATCGCTTCGGCCGCCGCCATCGACATCCCGCTGCAGTACTCGGTTGACCAGATCGAGGCCGCGAAGACCGCCACGCTGGAGAAGAACGGCCTGACGGACGCCTATGTGCGCCCCGTCGTCTGGCGCGGTTCGGGCCCGGACATGGGGGTCGCCTCGGCGCGGAACCCGGTGCACATGGCCATCGCGGTGTGGGAATGGGGCGCCTATTACGGCGACGCGAAGTTCAAGGGCGCGAAGCTCGACATCTCGGCCTGGAAGCGCCCCTCGCCGGAGACCATCCCCTGCCATGCCAAGGCCTCGGGCCTCTACATGATCTGCACCATGTCCAAGCACGCCGCCGAAGCGAAGGGCTGCTCGGACGCGCTGATGTTCGACTATCGCGGCTACGTGGCCGAGGCCACCGGCGCCAACGTGTTCTTCGTGAAGGACGGCAAGGTCCACACCCCCACGCCGGACTGCTTCCTGAACGGGCTCACCCGCCAGACGGTGATCGGCATGCTGAAGGACCGCGGCGTGGAAGTGATCGAGCGCCACATCATGCCCGACGAGATGGAGAGCTTCGAGCAGTGCTGGCTGACCGGCACCGCCGCGGAAGTGACCCCGGTGGGCCAGATCGGCGACTACAATTTCGAGGTCGGCGCCCTCACCCGCACCATCGCGGAAGACTACGAAAAGCTGGTGCGCGGCAAGCTCTGA